The sequence GCGCTGGATTCTCCAATCCTTCTAGCTTTTGCTGCAAGTTTTGCAGTTTGCCTTTTGCCCGAATGCACTGGATTGCGTCTTCAAATACCGTGGCGATACCCGCCGAGTCGTATCCCCGATATTCCAACTTCCGCAACCCGTCTAGCAAGATGCCGCTTGCAGGTTGAGTGCCAATATAGCCGACAATTCCACACATGGCCGATCCCGCTCCTACATGCAATACCGTCTACAGAGTTTACCGCGATTTCAGATGATGGCTATTGTATGCGATCGCTGAATTTCGGCCAGCCTAGCATTGAATGGCTAAGCATAACCCATATTTTTACAAATCGGATTTCTGTCACGAGGTAGACGGCTGAATCCCTGCATCTTTTCTATACTTCGTACTAGGAACGCCCTTGGGCAATGATTGTGAAGATGCGGCTATGCGGAAGCAGAAGGTCTATTTCTGAGGCGTACACGGTCGCTCTGGCTTTGCGGTAGGTGGGATTCGGGTGAAATCCAAGGGCGATCGCCTGCTGCCTTATCTCAGAATTCACCGTTCGGTGTTTGGATGCCCTTCGATCGCAACATCCCTGATGACTGCGGTTGCTGAAATCAGCCTATGGGTAGGAAAAATCTTGCCGATCTGATTCTTGAAACCCAGTCCAATTGTTCAATGCATTAATGATTTTAAGAGTAAGGAAGTTGCCATGTCCGAGCTGATTCAGTCTGTGCTTGAGAGCCATGAGCGAAACGATTTACGTCAGTTTGCCAGCGAGTTGCGCAACCGCGAGCAGCGTTATTTGCTGAGAAACGACATTCTGATTGCATTTAATGAATATTGTGCAGACCACGAAAAGGGCGATTCGTTTCGTAACTCATCCGCGCTCAGCAAACTGATTTACTATACCCAGGAAATTATTGTTGACCGAGAAAGCTTCTGTGTGATCATCCGACCCCAGATTGCCCGCGAGCAATCGTACCGGATTTTGGAAGACCTGACTGTAGAGCCAATGCCCGTTCAGGAATTGCTCGATCTGCGCGATCGCTTTGTGGGACGCTACAACCCGCAAGAGGGGGATGTCTTAGAGTTAGATTTTGCTCCCTTTTATGACTATGCGCCTACGCTGCGCGATCCCAAAAACATTGGTAAAGGCGTAGCGTTCCTGAATCGCTTCCTGTCCAGCAAGCTGTTCCAGGACTCTAGCCGCTGGATGGAGGCTCTGTATCAATTCTTGAGTTTGCATTGCTATAACGGCATTCAACTGCTGATCAACGGACGCATTCGAACCAAGGAACAGCTTTCCGATCAGGTAAAGCGGGCACTGACGTTTGTGGGTCGGTTGGCAGATGATGAACCCTACAATCGCTTCCGGTTTGAGTTTCAGGAAATGGGGTTTGAACCAGGATGGGGCAATACGGCTAGCCGTGTTCGGGAAACGTTGGAAATTCTCGACCAGCTCATGGATTCGGCGGATCACCAGGTACTCGAAGCCTTCATTTCCCGGATTCCGATGATCTTCAAAGTGGTGCTGGTGTCGCCCCACGGTTGGTTTGGTCAGGAAGGGGTGCTGGGTCGTCCTGATACCGGGGGACAAGTCGTCTACATCCTGGATCAGGTTCGCAGTATTGAAAAGCAGCTTCAGGAAGAAATTGAGTTAGCAGGTCTAGATGTGCAGGCCGCCCATCCCAAGGTGATGGTGCTGACCCGCCTGATTCCCAATAGCGACGGTACACTGTGTAACCAACGGCTCGAAAAAGTATACTGTACCCAGAACGTTTGGATTTTGCGGGTTCCGTTCCGAGAGTTTAACCCCAAGGTGACCCAAAACTGG is a genomic window of Synechococcales cyanobacterium T60_A2020_003 containing:
- a CDS encoding glutamine--fructose-6-phosphate aminotransferase gives rise to the protein MCGIVGYIGTQPASGILLDGLRKLEYRGYDSAGIATVFEDAIQCIRAKGKLQNLQQKLEGLENPA